The following nucleotide sequence is from Gallaecimonas pentaromativorans.
CGCCACCGCTACCCAGATCTACGCCCAGGCCTACAACCAAAGCCCGCAAGCCGTGGCCCTCTATGAATTCACCCGCACCATGCAGGCCTATCCGGATCTGATTGGCAACAACACCACCTTGGTGCTGTCGAGCGACAGCGAGGTGTTTAGATACCTCAAAGGTATTTCGCCCCCACAAGACAAACGGCGCTAAAAGCCACTTGTGTATGCCAGCGCACAGAGCCACGGCCCACAACCGCGCAAACTGGTGCGAAAACGGCGGCTTTAGCAGGCCAAACGGTTGCCCTGCCAGGCCCCAAGGAGGCGATGATGTCTATCCAAATGCATCCAGAAAACGGCGGTGATCTGGCCGTCGTCGAAGTGCGCGGAAAGCTGACAAAGGCCGACTACGCCACCTTTATTCCAGCCTTTGAGCAACTGATCCAAACCAAGGGCAAGCAGCGAGTGCTGCTGGATATGTCTGGTTTCCAAGGCTGGGCCTGGGGGGCTGCCTGGGAAGATCTCAAATTCGGTGTTCGGCATTTCTCCGACATCGAGCAACTGGCGATTGTGGGGGAAAACCGATGGCAACATTGCCTGGCCGCCTTCTGCAAACCCTTTACCAAGACCCAGGTGCGATACTTTGACAGTAAAGAGGGCACTAAGGCACGTGCTTGGCTGGCAAAAGAGCAACAGGCAGCTTAATTCACAACAACGTGGGGAGGCGGCAGCGGCTCCTCCCCAGGGCTCAGCTGTTGATGAGAAACACCTTGGTACCGTCGATACCGATACCCGCCATCAAAACATCGCCTTATTCCCCATTCGAGTAAAAAGCATAGGGCTTATTGCTCGCTAGCCTCAGCGCGGTGGGCCTCGCCATAAGACACCATACGCTGCCGCTTCTCATCCCAAAGGGCCGAGCGGAAGCAGTCAACAATGTCTCTGGGCGCCAAGGTCGTTGTTAACGGCGCTTGCAGCTCAGGAATGGCGGCCATGGCTTCCGGCAAGCGATAGAAAGGGATACGAATATTAAGGTGATGAATATGGTGATACCCCACATTGCCGGTAAACCACTGCATCACCTTGTTCATGCGAGTAAATGCCGACGATTCCATCGATGCCCGATAGAAACTCCACGCCTCATTAGAGATCACCTGCATACGCCGAAAACTGTGCTGGGCAAAGAACAGATAACAGCCGATAGAAGAGGCAATGGTCATGGGAAGTAGCAGTACGAAAAATGCCAGGCTAAAGCCCCCTAACCACCACAGCAGGGCCAGCAAGCCGAAATGACAAACCAGGGCCACCAAGGAGTCCAAATGCTTGGCTGGCGCAAAGAGAAAAGGCTTGAGGGTAATGTTGATACCAAATACCAAGGGGTAGCTAAACACCACCACCAAAGGATGGCGCTGAGCTCGGTAACTGAAGCGCTGCCATCGGGTCGCTGTGCGCCACATCTCGGTGGTGATGAGAGGGAATGCCCCTACGCTTTTGGCCTCGATGCAACCCACATGACCATGGTGATAATTATGACTTTCCCGCCAGGAATGGGTGGGGGTCAGTACCAAGGCCCCAAACCCCTTAAACAGCCAATACGCCACTCGCGACTGCTTAAGAATGGCCCCGCGCTGGAAATCATGGAAGGTGATAAAGGCGCGCACCATCAGCAAAGCGCCAAACAGCGAAAAGACCAACCGCAGCGGCCACCAGGGCGCCAAGGCAGCAGCCGTCAGTGAGACAAGCAGCAATACAAAGGTTGAGCCGACATACCACCAGCTGGTGGCAGCAGACACCTCAACATAGGGGGCAGTTGCCTCAAGTAAGGCTCTACCAACCCGGATACCGGCACTGTGCTCGGGTAAGCTACCGGGGGCAACGGGGGCGTTATCCTGGTGCATGGCCACCTCCCATTTTTCAAAGCGACTGCAACAACGCTGCGTGTTCAATGGGTAAGTATCAGTTAGAAAAAAGCCCGCTCTCACTTAAATATGGGGAGAGTTGATACATCATGCACAAAGGAAGCTGACCAACGTCTGGCGTCTGGCCGTTACTTTATTCACGAACTCAGACACCAACGGCATGTTCAGCACTAAACGTTCCCCCTGATAATAAGTCGTTGCGCCATCGATGCAGCTTAAGCTCCCTACTTGACTCCACAGGCTCACCCTCCGGCAACCCTGAAATTGCGCCGTTAAATTAATAACAATATAAAAATCAATAATATATCGGAAAAATTTGTTCAATCCGACATGGGAAATGGTGAAATACCGAGACCACTCCAGCTCGCCGATGCCGGCCTCAGTATGATGAGTAGCAATTCCGGGATCCCCCTTCACAACTGACACCCAAAGCTGTGCGGCAGGCCACGTTTATGGATTTTTACAGCCGGCCTCCCCTGTCTTTTTTAGCAGGTTTAATAGTAATAACTGCTTATAAAATGGTTGCTAAAATCAAATTAATTCAACATGTTAAACCGGAAGCCTAGCAGAAGATGTTGGTTTAAAAAGCTGGCTACACTGTAGAACGTTCGATGGATAGTCCACCTCAACGGCTTTTTGATAACGGGCCTTAATTCACGGCCATGGACCTGCTGACAAGCCGCAAACAATGAAGGTGTAGCGCCATCGGTAAGCAGTGCCTCCTCGGCACTCTAGCAGCCATGACAATCAGGATATGGACATGTCCCCACAGCAAAGCCACCTTGTCGGTTCCTCCGAGTTGTTTCAGCAGGTATTAAAGCGTCTTCACCAATTGGCCGGCATTGACGCCACTGTGCTGGTCACCGGCGAAAGTGGCACCGGCAAGGAACTGGCCGCCCGCGCCCTGCACTATCTCGGCCAATTCAGCGAAAAGCCCTTTATTCCCGTCAACTGCGGCGCCCTGTCGGACAGCCTTTTGGAAAGCGAACTGTTTGGCCATGAGCGCGGCGCCTTTACCGATGCCAAGCAGTCCTATCAAG
It contains:
- a CDS encoding STAS/SEC14 domain-containing protein, which gives rise to MSIQMHPENGGDLAVVEVRGKLTKADYATFIPAFEQLIQTKGKQRVLLDMSGFQGWAWGAAWEDLKFGVRHFSDIEQLAIVGENRWQHCLAAFCKPFTKTQVRYFDSKEGTKARAWLAKEQQAA
- a CDS encoding fatty acid desaturase family protein, encoding MHQDNAPVAPGSLPEHSAGIRVGRALLEATAPYVEVSAATSWWYVGSTFVLLLVSLTAAALAPWWPLRLVFSLFGALLMVRAFITFHDFQRGAILKQSRVAYWLFKGFGALVLTPTHSWRESHNYHHGHVGCIEAKSVGAFPLITTEMWRTATRWQRFSYRAQRHPLVVVFSYPLVFGINITLKPFLFAPAKHLDSLVALVCHFGLLALLWWLGGFSLAFFVLLLPMTIASSIGCYLFFAQHSFRRMQVISNEAWSFYRASMESSAFTRMNKVMQWFTGNVGYHHIHHLNIRIPFYRLPEAMAAIPELQAPLTTTLAPRDIVDCFRSALWDEKRQRMVSYGEAHRAEASEQ